aatatgtgcaaaagtatAAATCATAGTtgtatcaagtgaaagtgtttaaaattgcaccatcctggaaagccggttttatcaaggaggttttgtacatggagttccaactggctgtaattattcaaacagtaaCTGTTGTcagatgtacaaaagaatttcacaggtgaacttgtgcctttgataatcgatgttcgacgccgccgtcttgctgagcaatctgaagatttattttgaacgttatcataatgttggccatattttgcctatttattcattaaatgaaatgaaatttcacttaatgataaagcatgtaaaacaaaagtgaattccgtccagaaatttgcacaaaagtgtaaatcagagctttatcatgtgaaaatgtttaaaactgtaccatcctggaaagctggttttagcACTTTTCGGCTTAATTTCCCCACTTAAaagtaatatggaataatcttcaagtataattctttattgatagatatacaacgtatcagattagtgcccacatatgcccagtcgagtaattttcagcattttttgctcaaattctgttcgcgcatccaaattctgttcgcgcatccttgcgtctgtaccacctaccttttattaagaaggggtagcgaaaagtaattaccatcacaaagacatatcttcctttgaaagtggctggtgattatgcaatgagtcacttgtcaattgtcttcctttctgtgaggcagctccagtttagcacatacttaaaatatttcttagtggcggcatcaaacatgagatcaaagggaataaaactgttgttactccatgtataaaacctccttggttttatcactttccccttaattcccacaaataaaactgatatggaataatcctctagtataatatttcattgatagatatatcagattagtgcccgggcatgcccagtcgagtaagtatcattttaatttcatttttctttcacaatTTTTATTCGCGCATTCtcgtgtctttaccattatgaTATATCACCTATCTTTTATGAGTAAGGCTGTCGAAAAGTAATTGCCATCACAAAGACCGTTATCTCCCCTAGatagtggctggtgattatgtaatgagacatgagtcaattgtcttcctgtCTGCGCGGCAGACCCAGTTTGttacatacttcaaatattttcgaACATTtattcgaacatctagcaaaggatgTAAACgattgtgactccattctcttaaacctccttgcttTCACAAAAATGAAGCACCTTATGACATTTAGTTTGACTGGAGTGGAAAGAGGAACACAGAATGATCCCTTAGAAAGGCTTTAAAAGACTATTCAGGCATTCGTAAACTCCCCTTCTTTGGGAGCACTATAATGTAAGGCAGCAAAACTACATACAAGTAAAAATGTTGCATAATTAGATAAACGAATGtgcaaaaacaataaaaaatgggaAAACATACAATACGCGTACTAATAGACATATATCTTACCCGATACCATATCATTTTGGAACAAATCTTTGAACGCATGTAACATGCGAAACTATCACGACCTAATACTGTACACATTCACGCATAATCAATGCagtacaaagtacatgtataggcctTCACTGCGCTGTACAAATACAGACCTGTCTACAAAATGCCGTGCTTCAACGTTGTCATTGTCACTGCTACGAAATTATGTTCCACCCTCATTGAACAAACTCGTTCTATAATTATCCTGTACATCGTAGAAAATTGTCAAAGATCCTACATAATTTGTCTGATGGAGCGGAGAGATTCTCGTTGCGGCAGGCAACAGTTTGAGGTCAAAATGACTTTAATACACATCCAGAACACCCCTTCGGCCGTCTGAAATGTAGTAGATGTAGCGCATATACATGAACATGTTTGATCATATATTCAAGCAGCTAGCATAACATGTTGTTAGGAGTCCTTGACGAGGTCATTCCACTGTACGAAAGGATTTCAACATAAGCAAAcagtatctaaaaaaaaaagagaagagaatatatatatatatatatatatatatatatatatatatatatatatatacactgtttGTTCCAGCCGCTGCAACAATTagataaaaaatcaaaaaaaacgaaaaagaaatataCTGATTTAAATCATCTATAATAGTGATTTGATAATAAAGAATAAAGTAGCCTCGATTGGTCGGATGCACATTAAGATggtgtagtgattttgacatcCGCCATGACGTGATTTAAGCCAAGAGACGCAAAAAACCATGGGAACATTAAAATCCCGCAGCCATCCAACTTGGCTTTTCGTATGGCctcaggtattttttttttctccagaccATAGTACCAAAACATCCCGTAAAAATTTACACACCTTGCGGAATGATTTAATTTCAAATCCTAAGAATACTTTGATCGCAACTTTACTAGAACAATGGGATATACGGGATGGTGAACCTCTCTTACAATCTTCGTCGGCAAGTATTTGTTCGAAAATGTTTCGAAATGGTAATAAGAAGATAATCATGGCAGCATGTAGTGTAGCTGGGGAGTGTGAGTGGCAAGACGTATCACGATTTGGCTTAATGATCGTCAAAACTTTGCAGCTATGGTTTCCTTGAACAGTGTatacaacataaaacaaaaacgatCGTTGTACAGTGTATCTGAACTTAGTTTGGAACAGCGCGACTTGCTAATTTACCTTTACCAGCTTCCTGCTATACAGTTCACGGGAGAGTATCTGAGCATGGCGCTGCTGCTCTATGGTCCGAGTATCCCTGATAGCAGCACGCGCCATAAGAGGGCTGCGATCATTGATcatgatttcgtaacaaaatgacCATCAACGAAATGACTTATTTCGTAAAGAAATTGGCCATGCGACACGTCTTGgcgccccataaaaaaaaacaaaaaaaaaaccaaacaaaaaaacaaactacggtctttgtccatggtttaaaccatggcttcttgtaccaccttcatgattTTGGGCCAATGTGTTTTGCAGATGCTTGTCACCAAGGCCTTATACTTATATCCAGGCCTGCTGAGTGTGAGCGTGAAGCTGTGCATCCCTCCGTCCCACACGATCGAAAACAACAGGTAGAGCCGCCTTCGGTCGCAGACGGTGCTCCAACCGAATCAAAGCCATTTGAAAACCTTCTCGAAAAGTGACTTCAGGCTTAAGCTTGGTGATGAGCGCATGCGCCTGTTTGAGAGTCATCCCCATGATCTGTATCAAGTACTGGGTTACAATGGTAGGGGCCAGAATAAGTCCGGTAACGCAGTAGATGAGGACTCTGCGATTGGACTTGCGGGCTCCATGAATAAACCGATTTATCTCATCAAAGTAATGACTGATTTCATCACCAACACTTTCATCGAGGTGTAGGTTGAGTCTGATTCGTTTATGTTTCATGGTAGAGGCACACAGGCATGGGCAGTCTTTCAGGCGAACTGTGCGTGTCACCTGCTCGCCGGACAGGTTGCTTAAATCAACAATGTACTCGATGTTGAGGCGGCACAACAATGGTTCGCGGTTGGCAGCTTCCACATCCCCCATGTACAAGAAGTCCAGGATCTCCGTCACGTTTTTGTCTTTGTACGGGGTTTTGTCGATCTTTATCTCGGGAATCACTTTGCTGGGGTCAAGCTCCTCGCCGTCGCAGGATACATTGTCATTTTCGGACAG
The nucleotide sequence above comes from Diadema setosum chromosome 5, eeDiaSeto1, whole genome shotgun sequence. Encoded proteins:
- the LOC140228314 gene encoding uncharacterized protein, yielding MSSKPHDSQKFRSRSAGYGPFRSRVGDSSSLSVVDSEIGNAANTSPALGSASCPNLFLVQEERSNQTTMHNRLHLSVSLSDEQQSTQADFYSRYGQSQRASPTFSEKGVISPVMIHFTTRRMRKTSSTSSCRSLSENDNVSCDGEELDPSKVIPEIKIDKTPYKDKNVTEILDFLYMGDVEAANREPLLCRLNIEYIVDLSNLSGEQVTRTVRLKDCPCLCASTMKHKRIRLNLHLDESVGDEISHYFDEINRFIHGARKSNRRVLIYCVTGLILAPTIVTQYLIQIMGMTLKQAHALITKLKPEVTFREGFQMALIRLEHRLRPKAALPVVFDRVGRRDAQLHAHTQQAWI